In Candidatus Nezhaarchaeota archaeon, one DNA window encodes the following:
- a CDS encoding ABC transporter ATP-binding protein, with protein MAGYILDVQGLSVEAPGRRVLSDVSLQVPEGEVHVLFGPNGSGKSSLIMTILGFSPYKVVSGRVLFKGRDITNLPINERVRMGISVAFQNPPAIRGVKLKDVLSFLAPRRERVEELLAKLKFPTGLLDRDLNLGFSGGEVKKSEVFQAVVQGGDFVILDEPDSGVDVENLRIIGKSLNDLLQGKSALIVTHLGTILQYVEADVAHVMMNGTIVCSGPPTKILSQILNEGYSWCEKCPRVRTTRCEL; from the coding sequence GTGGCCGGCTACATTCTCGATGTGCAGGGCCTAAGCGTAGAAGCCCCAGGGAGGAGGGTGCTCAGCGACGTAAGCCTACAGGTGCCTGAGGGGGAGGTACACGTGCTCTTCGGCCCAAACGGCTCTGGTAAGAGCTCGCTGATAATGACCATCCTAGGCTTCTCTCCCTACAAAGTAGTCTCTGGCAGGGTGCTGTTTAAGGGCAGGGACATAACTAACCTCCCGATCAATGAGAGGGTAAGGATGGGGATTAGCGTAGCTTTCCAAAACCCGCCGGCAATAAGAGGGGTTAAGCTTAAGGACGTCTTAAGCTTCCTAGCGCCGAGGAGGGAGAGGGTTGAGGAGCTCCTCGCGAAGCTCAAGTTCCCAACGGGCCTCTTAGATAGAGACCTGAACCTAGGCTTCTCAGGCGGGGAGGTTAAGAAGAGCGAGGTGTTCCAGGCGGTAGTTCAGGGTGGAGACTTCGTAATCCTCGACGAGCCCGACTCAGGGGTTGACGTCGAGAACTTAAGGATCATAGGCAAGTCCCTCAACGACCTACTCCAAGGCAAGTCGGCGTTAATAGTCACCCACCTAGGGACTATCCTTCAATACGTAGAGGCCGACGTGGCCCACGTAATGATGAACGGCACGATAGTATGCTCAGGCCCTCCTACGAAGATCCTTAGCCAAATACTTAACGAGGGCTACTCGTGGTGCGAGAAATGTCCTCGCGTAAGGACGACGCGTTGCGAGCTTTAA
- a CDS encoding SufD family Fe-S cluster assembly protein, whose amino-acid sequence MSSRKDDALRALSKPAPFGLDLDLGQYLRQGGGLEPSLALRSEDVLSRAREVGVLLSQEERAGTYLQVDHSVLLKAVREAFENEVEVMSTKEALEKYEWLKDYWWRAVRADLDKYTALAELAWDQGYFVRVLEGAKVSLPLQACLMLATDRLNQNPHNVVIAEPGSEAQIITGCTLHRGVQRGLHVGVTELYVKEGAKLTFTMIHGWAEGFDARPRSSAIVERGATFISNYVCLKPVRSLQMYPTAYCVGQGARARFNSIIYGVASSHIDVGSRIVLEGEDCRGEIVSRAIATGRAQVHVRGSLEGVRSSVRGHLECRGLLLSSEATIYAYPELKAMAQGAELSHEAAIGKIAEEQVQYLMARGFSRSEAEALIVRGFMDVSILGLPGELEEGLRKVVDAVLTQAP is encoded by the coding sequence ATGTCCTCGCGTAAGGACGACGCGTTGCGAGCTTTAAGTAAGCCAGCCCCCTTTGGGCTAGACCTAGACCTAGGCCAGTACTTAAGGCAGGGAGGGGGCCTCGAACCTAGCCTCGCGCTTAGGTCTGAGGACGTACTGAGCAGGGCCCGCGAGGTGGGGGTTCTCTTAAGCCAGGAGGAGAGGGCTGGCACCTACCTTCAAGTAGATCACTCCGTCTTGCTTAAAGCAGTTAGGGAGGCCTTTGAGAACGAGGTAGAGGTCATGAGCACTAAGGAGGCCTTGGAGAAGTACGAGTGGCTGAAAGACTACTGGTGGAGGGCCGTCAGAGCAGACCTAGACAAGTATACAGCGCTGGCCGAGCTAGCGTGGGATCAAGGGTACTTCGTCAGGGTGCTAGAGGGGGCGAAGGTCTCGCTACCGCTTCAGGCGTGCCTCATGTTAGCGACTGACCGACTAAATCAAAACCCGCACAACGTAGTAATCGCTGAGCCAGGCTCAGAGGCACAGATAATAACTGGCTGTACTCTCCACCGAGGCGTTCAGAGGGGGCTGCATGTAGGCGTCACTGAGCTCTACGTTAAGGAGGGGGCTAAGCTAACGTTCACGATGATCCACGGCTGGGCTGAGGGCTTCGACGCAAGGCCTAGATCTAGCGCCATAGTGGAGAGGGGGGCCACCTTCATCAGCAACTACGTATGCCTTAAGCCAGTTAGGAGCCTACAGATGTACCCGACCGCGTACTGTGTAGGGCAGGGTGCCCGTGCTAGGTTTAATAGCATTATCTACGGGGTAGCCTCCTCCCACATCGACGTAGGCTCCAGAATAGTCCTTGAGGGCGAGGACTGTAGGGGCGAGATCGTATCTAGGGCTATAGCGACAGGGAGGGCTCAGGTACACGTTAGAGGGTCCTTGGAGGGCGTGCGCAGTAGCGTAAGAGGGCACTTAGAGTGTAGGGGGCTGCTGCTGTCGAGCGAAGCTACCATCTATGCCTACCCTGAGCTTAAGGCCATGGCTCAGGGGGCGGAGCTTTCACACGAAGCCGCGATAGGAAAGATAGCTGAGGAGCAGGTTCAGTACTTAATGGCTAGAGGCTTCTCTAGAAGCGAGGCGGAGGCTTTGATCGTGAGGGGCTTCATGGACGTAAGCATACTAGGGCTGCCCGGGGAGCTTGAAGAAGGGCTTCGCAAAGTAGTTGACGCAGTGTTGACGCAGGCCCCTTAG